ggactttgcaatttattgccctggccacatctgcagtcctcatgcctccttgcagcatgcctaaggcacattcacgcagatgagcagggaccctgggcatctttcttttggtgtttttcagagtcagtagaaaggcctctttagtgtcctaagttttcagaactttgaccttatttgcctaccgTGTGTAAGCTTTTAGTgacttaacgaccgttccacaggtgcatgttcattaattgtttatggttcattgaacaagcatgggaaacttgatttttacgaaatatctttgaaagacagggtcctgaaaaagggacgtttctttttttgctgagtttatatgcctCCCTGCTTTTCTGCGCGTGCTCTAAGAACGCGCCCTGGAATACCGCTGGGGTACGCGGCCTTgcgggtgttgacctgattaaagacctttCTCACGTCGCCCTTGCAGAGCGAGctcacccagtcctctgggtcgGTGATGGCCCTCACACACGGCTCGATATTGTTTTTTTCAAACGTCCCAGTTTtcaaagcgtgcataaaatgcattgagaaTGATGTGTTGAACATTGCAGTCATGTCCAACGGGGTCATTTGAGAATAGAACTGACCCCCCATTGGTTCAGGCTCAGATGATGCCAGAGTCTCTTTGGGTCCAGCAGAGATGTTGAGACATGTTTTATAAGGGGCCAGATGTCTTTAGAGTGGAGCCAGGCACTAGGTTGGCCTAGAGGGTGTGTGCGTGTCTTCCTTAGTTACCACACAGTAAGCRCAGCTATGCCTGGGACCACACTGTCTTTATTTATCTCAGCGGTTAAGTAGATATCTGCCATGTCATATTTCTCCCTGGGcagcctgcctgtctccctctcaCTTTCAAGGTGAGAAGCGTCATACCAGAACAAACTGACTCACACCTCCCACATACTTTTAATACTGTCCATaatccttccatctctctttaCTTTCCTGCACCCTATCTGTGCAcacactccctccttttccctcctcaTCTGCAGACTCCCTTTCGTCCCCTTAGTCAATATCTGGCAGTTACTCTTCTGGAGAGTTATTAAATTCTGGCAAATACTGTAAATGTATATTCATGGAGTACTAACAACGTGCCATTCTAGCTTACCTCCATAGCTTTTCACAgtaagaaatagagagagatgcaTTCAGTGCTTGTGTTGGAGATGGAAATGACAGCACACTCATGCAACATAAGAAAATCATAATGTTATTGTGTTGCTCAATGGGAGTgtcaaaaaaatctgtttttgaaacTTCTCTCTCAATGTTTgataaaatgtatgtaatatcACGCTTCGTTTAACACAGATTAACAGAAAAAAGAAAAGGCGAATTGTGTTATTCCCTTgtaatttaaataatttatttaccaCTAGAGTACAACAACAATAATGTGTTACAATACATCATAGtgggtcaacaacaacaaaaacataattatcataaacaacaacaacgaaAAATAATAGCTCTATCATGACAAGATTGGTGCCTCGCTCCTCTTCCTGGTTTTCCAGGAAGTCCACTGGCGCGGGTGCCCAAGGGGGGGTGGGGTTAGGGGCGGGGTGGTGTCACCTACACTTCCTGCTCTAAGTCACATCATCAACACTCCTCATTTAATAAGGGGGAAGTAAcgactaataaaaaataaaaaacagaatcaAAATAGCGTCAGTGCAATTCTTTGTATCCAACAATTTTTATTCCTACAAAGGACAAAAACCTATGACTGAATAATGGCTTTACACTTTGAGGGAGGCGGGCGAGACAAAGCTTTTCAGATGCAAATGAGCAGATATAACGCTGGTGTCCATAACAACTACTGCACACCTGTAAATATGACCTTTTGACCTCCGACCTAAAGTAATCTCAGACCTAATGGAATGGTCTCAAAGGTTCATGGAGAATCTCTGAGCCAGGTCACATCTACTGTCCATTCTCACCTATTGTATCCCTTCTCTCGAATTATCACTACAACACTACTATACCTCCCTAACTAATATACCTCCCCATTCCTATACCACTGCGTCATATAGACAAGGACAACCCTGTTCCAATAAGAACAAACCAACATATCCACAGAAATCTTAAATGTGTGTTTATGGTGACATACCTTGTGTGGTTGATGGAATCACTGTTGGGCTCCCTAAAGCATTCAAGATTCAATGCACAAGGTAAACAGAGCTCAACAGTACTTTGGGacactttttaattttttttaatcaaaatgtcaGAACTGTTCATTCCAGCAGTCTGAATATGTTGCCTGCTGCAGGGTTCGGGATGGGTGTGTGCTTTTTTGATGAGTATGCCTGTGTGAGGATGAGTCTCTGTTGAAAAGGTAGGCATACTAGGTGTGCTTATTTTctttcattctgtctctctcccgctTACAGTCTCCCGCTTACAGTCTCCTAGCCTCTTTCTGCCTTACGTGGCTGTTACAGCACATATAAACAGCATATGGGATGCGATTATAACACGACTATGTTATAACATATTAGTAAACTGACATTGGGGAGTGGATTCATCCACCACTTCTCGAGAGAGTTGAAAACGCGTTGGGTGCTAACCATAAAACACTGGATTTTAAATAGGCAATACAATtatcaaaaaatctaaaaacaaaatataaaattacAATAGTTTCAAAAGGATGCAAAACGAGACAAACAAAATCAAGGAGATGGCTTGCTTTGAATGTTGAAACCGGGGGGCGGTCGCCTTTGTTTCTCAGACGTATTATTTCACATATAGACACGTATACTTTTTTTCCAGTGTTTGCCGTACTCTTGCGTCTTTGTGTGACAAGTGTGTGAGGTGAGGCATGTTAACAGGGCCTTtctaaacacaaaaacacaggcaCGCCTGTACAAAagccacagctgtgtgtgtgtgtgtgtgtgtgtgcacatgcgtgtgtgtgtgtgtgtgtgtgtgtgtgtgtgtgtgcatggttgtTTCGGGAGACATGTTTTCTGTACCTAGATCTGCTCAGCACCTTTTCCACTTGTGCTTGTAGGAGATCAAATATGTCTGTACAATAGTGCAGGAAAGTAAtagtgtgactgactgtgtgaatgaacagtatgtgtttgttgatgaatgtgtgtatgtgtatatgtacagtatgtgtatttgtgtgtgtgtgtacatgtgtgtgtacatgtgggtgtgactgaatgtgtgtgtacccaagtgtgtgtgtgtgtgtgtgtgtgactgaataTGCACACGTGTATGAATGTGTAtgactgaatgtgtgtgtatgcacatgtgTGTTGCCTTGTAACAGTTCCTAGCTGCACTTGCAGGACTTGACGATCATGTTGGAGAGCTGCTCTATCTTGGGGGTCTTGCCGATGTAGTAGAGGATGGTGAGAGGTTCKAGATCCTGAGACACACAGCAGGGCGAWGCRGARGCCTCRGGGTTGATGGTGTTGTACAGYCCTAGCACCTGAAGCGAAGAATCACACACAGAGYTCAAGTATGAGGCTTGATGTTGACAAAGGCAATGGTCTTTGACCAGTGCTGCTTGAAactatgaaaaaaacaaaaaaataggaaTGAGACGATCTACAGAAGAACTCCACTGCACAACGCTGCCACAATGATCGCTACGCCACACTGCTACTCTCACCACTGCTCTACACTACCACTCTGACCTCTGCTGGCTCTAAACTGTGGATTATTTGGATTATTATCCTGTGGATTATTTAACCTTTGACCCTTGACTTCTCACCTTGGAATGCTGGGTGTCAGCGCTCCATAGATAGGGACAGGCACCGGCGCAGAAGTTAGCGTTGTAACCCTTGGGCTCGTGGATCCACCTCCAGCCCAGATCCTTCTTGAAGTCGATGTAGAGCGACCGCAAGCAGCAGTTATCCTGGACGTTTCTGTGTGTAGGAAGACCGAGAGAGTTAGGAGTGAGGGATGGATACGGTTCTGTGGGagccacacgtgtgtgtgtgtttgtctgtgtgtgggggtgtgtgtgtaagagagtgaATACATGCATAGCTGTGAGCAGAGAGAGTTCTGCAATAAGAACAattgccaagtgtgtgtgtgtgtctgtgtgtgtgtcactgagaGGGTGAACTGCTGACAGAGAAGGTAACTATTTACTAGGTATGTAACGTAtctattaggtgtgtgtgtgtgtatgcgcacatgcttgtgtgtgtgttgagttccCGACAGCAGAGTGGTGTCGGGGTCATGTGAGAATCAGTGGGATCAGTAGAGATCAGTATGGGTCAGTACCTGGAGCAGAAGGCAGCGTCCAGGGCTCGTTTGGAGCGGTGGCTCTTGTGCTGGGACTCCAGGCGGTAGGAGGGCAGCAGCATCATGAGCAGGTGTGGAGCCTGGGCGCTGTGGCGCCGCTTCCTATACACCTTCAGGTCTCCGCTGTGGTGGAAGCTGTCATCTATACCTGtcaatcacacacatacatatcatCAATATTCATCATGTTCATACAATGTCAAATCAAGTTAGGGGAAATCAAgtgtgacattttaaagtggaaatgacaaattttttaagtaaaaaaaaaaccttgaatacactacaatttgcatttcctgctgcacAGGAAAATTCTCTGTGACACTtaaaaatttcagacttgattttcccaattgaaaaatgtatcaaccccttcaAAACTGtccataataattcacatttcctgttgctgcaggattcttttcctgctgtgagaaactggtcaaattaagatagcatCTGTATACCTGTAGAGTAACACACATATACTGTCCAATACATACCTGCAAAGCGGGTTTCCAGCTCCTCACTCTTATTGGGGATGATGTAGTTGTTTGAGGGCACAAACGTGCAGCACGGACAGTGCAAGCTGATCTTGAATCCACTGTTTCTGTCTGGGGGGAAAAATAGACAGGATTGTTCATATACAACAGGCCAATGAGATTTCAGCAACATGTACTGTCTGATCAGTGATTCAGTTGTAGTATAGGAGGTAAAAACCTCTGTGTCCTACCTCTGTGAAGCAACCATTCACTGACTGCCTCTGTCACGTCAAAAGACAGCCACTCCCCCTCCATGCGCGTGCGTACCACCTTGCTGTCGATGTAGCGCTGCGTCGGGGAAGCCAGGTCCTTGTGACTTAAAATCTGTGGAAACACATCAAGCGCACAACACAAGTCCTATGTATGAGAACAACCTGGAGGGAAATTCTGGTAAGTCCCAGAAGTCACTCCTGGTTCAGTTACTCGGGTCTAGTAGTGGTCCCCCCTGTCCCCCCAGTCTCCCAGACTGCTCTCTCCCTGATTGATTGAGCAGGTCTAGGAGGAGCCGAGCTGGGCCGGAAACAGATGCCGGACAGAGCGTTGTTATTCTGCTGTCCTTCATAACCATGTATTGATGTTGGCCATGCTCTCCTTAATGTGAAAAACACTGCTCCTCTACTCCACCACTGTCTGCTACACCACTGAGATCTACTGCTGCTACAGGGAAGCCTGACGAGAGacgcgagagagggagggagaagaggtaggggaaaggcgagagagaggcagagagagagagagaggcagagcgagagaaaaaggAGGTTGAGACCAGTCAAAATCTCTGAAAAGTAAGCCTACAGAGACTGTGGCCAATTGCTTACAAACCCTTGAGATGAGAGACAG
This region of Salvelinus sp. IW2-2015 linkage group LG6.1, ASM291031v2, whole genome shotgun sequence genomic DNA includes:
- the LOC112081109 gene encoding transforming growth factor beta-2 proprotein; the protein is MNYCVLSLLLTLDLATVAVSLSTCSTLDMDQFMKKRIEAIRGQILSKLKLTSPPETYPKPEEVSRDIIAIYNSTRDLLQEKANERAATCERQRSEEEYYAKEVHKIDMQPPYPSENVISPMHYNPYYRRLTFDVTSMEKNASNLVKAELRVFRLQNTKARVSEQRIELYQILSHKDLASPTQRYIDSKVVRTRMEGEWLSFDVTEAVSEWLLHRDRNSGFKISLHCPCCTFVPSNNYIIPNKSEELETRFAGIDDSFHHSGDLKVYRKRRHSAQAPHLLMMLLPSYRLESQHKSHRSKRALDAAFCSRNVQDNCCLRSLYIDFKKDLGWRWIHEPKGYNANFCAGACPYLWSADTQHSKVLGLYNTINPEASASPCCVSQDLEPLTILYYIGKTPKIEQLSNMIVKSCKCS